tatgggccctagaatgacaatctcgtcgactagatgaactaggacgtgcgtcatgatattgaagaaggatggtgggaacaccagctcgaaactgacaagacattgcgccacatcactccttagccttggtatgatttctggatcgatcaccttctgagagattgcattgagaaatgcacatagcttcacaatggctaatcggacgtttttcggtagaagccccctcaatacaACCGgaagaagttttttttgaaagtttaGACAGTAGGAGAGTTTCctactgcatatatatatatatataaatgggtGGTGTTACATGGTATTTACAATAGAGGGGGGAAAGGTGGGGTTTACATGAGGGGGTAACAAAGGGTTGgggtcataatcacgtggcagtcatgagactttaggttctggaactttttctctggcatatttattattccctttatattcgacgagaagccagtcaggaccttcatactgagcaggcattcaaagaagattttttttctcttctttcgtaagagcgtagctggcaggaccttcatactgcttcggaggcatgccgtctttttcgtgcaaacgttgcaggtcctcccgtgcctcatgtgtatcttttgtcttcccatacacgcccaagaagcctagcaggttcacgcaaaggttcttcgtcacgtgcatcacgtcgattgaagagcggacctctaacTCTTTCCAGTAaagtaggtcccaaaatatagatttcttcttccacatgggtgcctgtccctcagcgtcattcggaacagctagtccgccgggaccctttccaaagattacgtgtaaatcattgaccataacaagtacgtgatcaccggtacgcatggcgggcttcttccggtgacctgcctcgcctttgaaatgcttgcctttctttcgacattgatggttggtcggaagaaatcgacgatggcccaggtacacattcttcctgcatttgtccaggtatatactttcagtgtcatctaaacagtgcgtgcatgcgtggtatcccttgtttgtctgtcctgaaaggttactgagagcgggccaatcgttgatggttacaaacagcaacgcgtgcaggttaaattcctcctgtttgtgctcatcccacgtacgtacaccgtttccattccacagctgtaaaagttcttcaactaatggccttaggtacacatcaatgtcgttgccgggttgcttagggccttggatgagaactggcatcataatgaacttccgcttcatgcacatccaaggaggaaggttatacatacatagagtcacgggtcaggtactgtgattgctgctctgctccccgaaagaattaatgccatccgcgcttaaaccaaaccatacgttccttgggtcagctgcaaactcagcccagtactttctctcgatttttctccactgcgacccgtcagcgggtgctctcaacttcccgtctttcttacagtcctcactgtgccatcgcatcaacttggcatgctcttcgtttctgaacagacgtttcaaccgtggtattataggagcataccacatcaccttcgcaggaaccctcttcctggggggctggccgtcaacatcaccagggtcatctcgtctgatcttataccgcaatgcaccgcataccgggcatgcgttcagatccttgtacgcaccgcggtagaggatgcagtcattagggcatgcatgtaccttctgcacctccaatcctagagggcatacgaccttctttgttgcgtatgtactgtcgggcaattcgttatcctttggaagcttcttcttcaatattttcaatagcttctcaaatcctttgtcaggcacaacattctctgtcttccactgcagcaattacagtacggtaccgagctttgtgttgccatcttcgcaattggggtacaacccttttttgtgatcctctaacatgcgatcgaacttcagcttctccttttgactttcgcattgcgtccttgcatcgacaatgacccggcggagatcatcatcatcgggcactggttcctcttgatcttcagcagcttccctccttgcagcatcattgggcacatcgtccggttcctcttgatcttcaacagcttcccccgttgcagcatcaccgtattcagggggcacatagttgtcatcgtcctcttcttcttcgacgtcttccatcataacccctatttctccatgcctcgtccaaacattatagtgtggcatgaaacccttgtaaagcaggtgggtgtgaaggattttccgttcagagtaagacttcgtattcccacatatagggcatggacaacacataaaaccattctgcttgtttgcctcagccacttcgagaaaatcatgcacgcccttaatgtactcggaggtgtgtctgtcaccgtacatccattgccggttcatctgcgtgcattatatataattaagtgtgtcaaaaaccattacagaacatcatgaatagataaataagtgaccaaattaatagaagttcatcatcacattaaaaccaaagtacatacatagttctcatctaacaacatatatatagctctccagagcatctaattaattaaaccatatattgaaactatgtaaaacatttcaatgcgaaaacaaatgcgatcataatcgcaaccaaggtaacaattgatccaacggcataatgataccaagcctcggtatgaatggcatattttctaatctttctaatcttcaagcgcattgcatccatcttgatcttgtgatcatcgacgacatccgcaacatgcaactccaatatcatcttctcctcctcaatttttttattttttccttcaagtaattgttttcttcttcaactaaatttaacctctcgacaatagggtcggttagaatttccggttcaaccacctcctagataaataaaatctatgtcacgttggtcggtatatttgtcataaacaataaatgaaccaaatagttataaaaagataatatataccacatccgaatcatagacaggacaagggccgacgggggcggataccaaaaccatcgcactatgtaataagaaggaataataaaagtaacaaaattagacgagtaactatctaaagtaagaatttttttcctttcagaaagaagataagaacaagaggctcaccacggtggtgctggcgacgagatcggcgcgggcgatcgacggcggtgaagacggggacgggacgtgacggaccgctaaacctagacaaatctcggagaaaatggagctcggaggtcgagtttcaagaggagaaagattaactagtgtggctcagacatttcatcgaacacctcatgtgcataggaggtgagctagagcacccaaatgccctcccctctccggctagaaaaaacagagcactgtggagtgctctgctgtggcgatggggtatatatagggaactatttggtcccggttcgtggcaccaaccgggactaaaggcctttagtcccggttggtgccacgaaccgggaccaatgccccttttcgtcccggttggtggcaccaaccgggaccaaaggccttgtgctgccccgcatcaaaagtttagtcccacctcgctagttgagagggctcgagagtggtttataagcgctgctgcgcccactctctcgagctcctctcaactgcaggctttcgggcctaaccgttctctttgcctgtggggcctactgggccttctgcgggcctgaatcctggcccatggatgggtttcaagtcgtattcaggccgtggtggcccagtaggcggcataattttttttatctgttttttgttttctcttttgctttatttgttttgttttgtttctacttacaacaaaaaacttatttattttatttctaattacttatgtattttactttaattattttatttttatttattttactgctgctatttttatttaatttattaaggtttatttattttagttactatagtttattttattttattttattaaggtttagttatttttatttactataaaaaaatgaacatagatgcgcctatagagaaaattcataataaatttctatgaaattcaaagaaatttactgtgaatttaggtcaaattctctgtataagggcatctattttcactttgagagaagttcaacaaggcagagagggacgggcttataaactggtgtgagagcccttcggttggcgaggtgggactaaacactggccgcaactaggaccagccctttagtcccggtttgtggtatgaaccgggacgaaagggtggtgggccaggagcgtggcccattggtcccggtttgtcccaccaaccgggaccaaagggtccggatgaaccgggaccaatgcccccacgaggcccggcaggcccctggccgcacgaaccggaccaatgctcacattagtccccgttcgtgactgaaccgggactaatgtgaatattgccctgtgaccaaagcccagttttctactagtgatagggcCTATGGATGTCATTCCGGAAGTGTGAACTTACATCACGTGAGTTTGGTATTTTCATTCATTTTGCAAATCATGTACCAATAAGAGTTCATGTGGAAACATGTTGATTTCATGCATGTATGTTCCTTTAGTGGTCATTAAGGAATCGTGAATAGGACTACTCTCGAAAGCGTAGAAATGTTATCCGTGCACCGTGCTTAATGTTATCCGGCGAGAAATGCATGTAGAAAGTCAAAATGTGTGATCCCTAGTCAGATTTCAGTCTCCACCATTTGAAATATGGACCATTTTTTTTAAAGGATATACATGATTGGATCATTTTCAGTAATCAGCAGTACCAAagggaaagggaaaaaataaagtCGTTCCGCTCGGCGATCCACGGCGCGTTAAGACCGAGAGAAGAAGCCGAATCCGCAGCTGCAGGAGCGCCTGGTCCTCGGGACGCCACGGTCCACGCTTCTTGTCCCTGGGTCGTCGTTGGAGCCACCACCCCCGCCGGCGGCCCACTGCTCGCAGTATTGGAGCTCGTAGGGCGCCAGCTCGTGGCCGAGCCCGTCGTACACCTTGAGCTCGCATCTCATGCCCAGCCGTCCCCTTAGGAACTTGGTCCCGTCTTTGCCCGCCTCGATCGGGACCAGGAAGTCCGCTCGCCCGTGCACCCACAGCACCGGCGTCTTCTTGGCCTCGGCCGTCACCCTGGACGCGAAGGAGGCGCCGAACGGGAGGAATCCGCTGAAGACCGCGCAGCCGCCCAGCGTCTTGGGATACAGCAGCACGCTGGCAATGCTCAGCGCGCCTGCTCATGCGATTCGTCCGTAGTATGTTACAGTGTTCTAGAGGATGTAGGAGTACTACATAGCAAGCTCGAGCAGGTCGTACCTCCCTGGCTGAGCCCGAAGATGAAGACATCCTCCGGCCTCGTCCCGGCGGATATCTCCTGGTCGATCATGGCGTGCACTCTCTCCACCGCCCTCAGCACGTCCGCCTCGTCCCTCGCAGATTTCTGCCCACATATATGATTTAACACGGCCATCAGTTCTGCAGATACGAATCAAAACTTGAGTACGAGAGGATTCAGTATTGGCTTACGGAGGTGATGGGCGTGTCGTGGATGTCGAACCACGACGGCATCAGCATGCCACCTGATGCGGAACACGTACGGATTAGAGACGAGAGTGTCAAGCTCAAGCCttaagcaagcaagcaagcaatggAAGTCAAGGAGGTCTGATGTATACGTACGGTTGCATGTGACGGGCGCGGTGGGCGCCGTGGGGAAGGCCCAGCGGGCGCCGGCGAAGGCGTACCCGGCCACCGGCTCGTTGGCGCGCCCGCTGTCCCCGAGCCCGTGCAGCCACAGCACGAACCGCTGCGACCGAGGCTCCGCCGGCGGGGGCTCCTCCTCCATTTCCCGGCCGAGCAGAACAGAGCAGAGCAGAGTAGGGGAGGGGAAAGTTAATGGTCAGCGGGCCAGACATGGAATCTGACTAGCTATAGGAAGCTCCGCCGCAGTTTCTGACCTCCATTGCGCGTGTTGACTTGTGACGAGGGGTTGACCTGGAATGCCACGGTCAAGATCTAACAACAAAGAATAATAGTGCCGTCTCCTCCAATTATTCGGTGGTAAACCCAAGCATTTTCTGAATTCAACAGATTCCTGCTGGAATAGAAAACCCAAATGATAAATGCTAGTACTTGTTAGGTGCGTGGCATCCCGGTCCTGATGTTTTTCGATGACAATTCCACTCACTCAAGGATGGCAAATTACAGTGGGGCACGACAAGTTTCTATCAAAATAAACCGAGGTACAAAAATTGCCAGGCTACACAACAAAAATTATCATCCACGCGTAactaaacttgccataaaaaacATTGCCATGTGCTCGTACTTGACGTTATCAGGGTCCATAGAAAAAGATTTCGACACATAAAGGAAAACATCTAAAATAAAACACCATGAATTAAAGCATCCGAAACAAAAATATCTTCTTCCGATGAGCATTCGCTAGCAAAAGCAATGCGCCACCATGCCTCGAGGAATTTGGACCCCACGCCAGGTACCACATATGTtcaattttttctctctttttcggaTACTCGCATTTCCACTAGCCTAAAGAACATTGGTGTTTCTTTGGGAAAGATGGATAGTGAAATTAATCTATCGGTTGGGGTACTTAAACATATGAAGATTGACCGTTTAAAGGTTTATCTGAAGTGTAACAGAAACCTACTAACCCTGAAACCGAGGAGATGATGGAACGAATGCCAAATATGATGGTTCGCTTATCTCCCACTCGGTTGATGAGGTTACCGATGTTGGTTTGGATGACGCAAGCCCTGGTTTCATGTTTTGTGACTTCATAGCGTCTTCGTGGAAATCTAAATCGCATTCCTCTAAAACCAAACAAAAACAACCCAAGAAGGCGAAATGTTCCACACTGACCCGACTTTTCACATGAGAGGCgtgttttggaatagcagaggtctctcaaacttggctaaacataaacacGTTGGTGATTGTGTGCGCGAACATGGATTGAATTTTGTGGCAATTTCTGAGGCTGGTAAATGTGACTTCCGCCGGCATGTCCTCGATGACCTATCAGGTGGTTTCGACTACACACGGCATAGTCTACCAGCTCGTGGAAGGTCTGGAGGAATCCTTCTTGGGATACAGACCATGGCCATGGACTTGTTGGCTTCTTCGACCAGTGAATTTCATATCAAAATTCACTTGCGAAACAAAGCTGATAGTTTATATGGAGCCTTGGTCGCAGTCATGGGGCTGCCCAAGATGATTACAAATCGGCTTTCATTCGTGAATTGGTGAACCTGACTAAGGATAACCCATATCCAATGATTATTGGGAGGGACTTTAATATCATTAGGTACGAGCAAGAGAAAAACAATGGTCACTTTGACACTCATTGGTCATTCCTATTCAATGATGTGATTGACAGTTTGGATCTTCGAGAAGCCACTATGTTGGGGTGGCAGTTCACCTGGGCTAATAACCAATTTGTGCCACCATACAAGAAGCTCAATAGGGTGCTCATGGACACCGATTGGGAACTAAAATTTCCTCTGGTAACCATGCAAGCCTAAAGCGTAGCGAGGCATTATCATATCATGCACCCATCATTCTGGATTCTAACTCTACGAACCCAGCTGCCCGCCGCCCTTCGAAATTTGAATTGGGATGGCTGCATTGGGGTGAATTTGTACACATAATCAAGAATGTTTGGGAGAATCCCGTTGTCGGTCATACGCCTATTCAGAGATGGAATTTTGAAATAAGGACCACCTTACTGGATGGGCAAAACAAccaacatgatatatatatatatatatatatatatatatatatatatatatatatatatatatatatatatatatatatatataaacaatgGTGTCGGTTCCACGCCCCCACAATCGGATGCATCCCTTCGCGGGATGGCGTCAATTCCCCTGTATATAATCCTCCTGTATTATTAGTGGAAACTTTCTTGTTCGATCAAATCATTCTTCTACATGTTATCAGCACTTGCCTCTGCCCAGAGCACACATAGGCAGATTACGTCGGTGACAATTGCCGGAAAAGGATCGAGACATGAAGAAAGGGAAAGGTAAAAGGATGGTTCGTGGTCTCCTGCCCTTCTTCCCGCAACTTCTTCATGACGGCGCTTGACGTCGACAGATacgccaccgccgccatggtgTTGGCGGA
This region of Triticum aestivum cultivar Chinese Spring chromosome 2D, IWGSC CS RefSeq v2.1, whole genome shotgun sequence genomic DNA includes:
- the LOC123050540 gene encoding probable inactive carboxylesterase Os04g0669700, producing the protein MEEEPPPAEPRSQRFVLWLHGLGDSGRANEPVAGYAFAGARWAFPTAPTAPVTCNRGMLMPSWFDIHDTPITSKSARDEADVLRAVERVHAMIDQEISAGTRPEDVFIFGLSQGGALSIASVLLYPKTLGGCAVFSGFLPFGASFASRVTAEAKKTPVLWVHGRADFLVPIEAGKDGTKFLRGRLGMRCELKVYDGLGHELAPYELQYCEQWAAGGGGGSNDDPGTRSVDRGVPRTRRSCSCGFGFFSRS